From one Haloferax marinisediminis genomic stretch:
- a CDS encoding alpha/beta hydrolase: protein MSAWRHRGKPPAARGPRRPSHFDYSRVSLSFESDGTDCAGWLYRPDGVETPPVVVMAGELAAERRFGLRTYAERLAEAGFAAFLFDYRNTGDSDGEPRNLVAPGSQVADWHAALDGLRERPEIDSKRLILWGAGLSGGYALRAAAEDGRVAAVVAQNPMLDGTGVMGGRGVRGTLAALVAGVRDKLQSRLLGPYRVPVVGDGASMAVFEDPGTRGAYRELVPPGSAWRDETPARVFLSMFRYRALSDPEEITCPVLLVAGTRDELAPADDVAALADELIDATFVELPADHFDHYDRTFEQTFGHLRSFLNTI from the coding sequence GTGAGCGCGTGGCGTCATCGCGGGAAACCACCGGCCGCGCGGGGGCCACGCCGGCCCTCACACTTCGACTACTCACGAGTCAGCCTCAGCTTCGAGAGTGACGGGACGGACTGCGCAGGCTGGCTGTACCGCCCTGACGGTGTCGAGACACCGCCCGTCGTCGTCATGGCCGGAGAACTCGCCGCAGAACGTCGCTTTGGCCTCCGAACCTACGCCGAGCGGTTAGCCGAAGCGGGGTTCGCCGCCTTCCTCTTCGACTACCGGAACACTGGTGATTCGGACGGCGAACCGCGAAATCTCGTCGCTCCCGGCTCGCAGGTTGCAGACTGGCACGCAGCACTCGACGGACTGCGTGAACGCCCCGAAATCGATTCGAAGCGTCTCATCCTCTGGGGGGCGGGGCTCTCCGGTGGCTACGCACTCCGTGCGGCCGCCGAAGATGGCCGTGTCGCGGCCGTCGTCGCACAGAACCCGATGCTCGACGGCACGGGAGTGATGGGTGGCCGTGGCGTTCGAGGAACGCTCGCTGCACTCGTCGCTGGCGTCCGCGACAAACTTCAGTCACGACTCCTCGGACCGTACCGCGTTCCGGTCGTCGGTGATGGCGCGTCGATGGCCGTCTTCGAAGACCCCGGGACACGCGGAGCGTACCGAGAACTCGTCCCGCCGGGGAGTGCCTGGCGCGACGAGACGCCGGCCCGCGTGTTCCTCTCGATGTTCCGCTACCGAGCGCTCTCGGACCCAGAAGAGATTACCTGCCCAGTCCTCCTCGTCGCCGGAACACGCGACGAACTCGCCCCTGCCGACGACGTCGCCGCGCTCGCCGACGAACTCATCGATGCAACGTTCGTCGAACTCCCTGCAGACCACTTCGACCACTACGACCGAACCTTCGAACAGACGTTCGGTCATCTGCGGTCGTTCCTTAACACGATCTAA
- a CDS encoding LURP-one-related/scramblase family protein, which translates to MARRPRAAARRERREQRGIGRRGGPSDWERYRMTQRLVAIGDDYYVENQAGMRAFKIDGKVLRVRETLKMDDLQSGDEYKIQERIARVRETMTIQKNGRKAAVVHKAVVTPLRDRFTVSLVGGPDLRVQGNIVNHEYRFMRNGQRVAEVSKKWFRVRDSYGIEVSPEMDAGLVVACTAALDMMVHPTR; encoded by the coding sequence ATGGCCCGAAGACCAAGAGCAGCAGCCCGACGGGAGCGGCGTGAACAACGCGGTATCGGACGGCGAGGTGGGCCGAGCGACTGGGAACGGTACAGAATGACGCAGCGACTCGTCGCTATCGGTGACGACTACTACGTCGAAAATCAGGCCGGCATGCGGGCGTTCAAAATCGACGGGAAGGTGCTCCGTGTCCGCGAGACGCTCAAGATGGACGACCTCCAATCTGGCGACGAGTACAAGATTCAAGAGCGAATCGCTCGCGTCAGAGAGACCATGACCATCCAGAAGAACGGTCGAAAGGCGGCAGTGGTACACAAGGCGGTCGTTACCCCGCTCCGAGACCGCTTTACCGTCTCTCTCGTCGGCGGGCCTGACCTGCGGGTCCAGGGGAACATCGTCAACCACGAGTACAGGTTCATGCGAAACGGACAGCGAGTCGCAGAAGTGTCGAAGAAGTGGTTCCGCGTTCGCGATTCGTACGGTATCGAAGTCTCTCCCGAGATGGATGCTGGTCTCGTGGTTGCTTGTACTGCCGCCCTCGACATGATGGTCCACCCAACTCGGTAA
- a CDS encoding LURP-one-related/scramblase family protein has protein sequence MARRPRAETRQSRREGRGRGRRGGKREWDRYKMTQKLVSIGDDYYVENHAGAKVFKVDGKVLRVRETLKMDNLQNGDSYTIKERIVRIKDTMTIHKNGRPAATVKKALVTPLRDRFTVSIHGGPDLHVKGNILDHEYKLMRDGERVAEVSKKWFRVRDTYGIEVAPEMDDGLVVACTVGLDMMVHPTR, from the coding sequence ATGGCTCGAAGACCACGGGCGGAGACGCGGCAATCACGACGAGAAGGACGTGGGAGGGGACGACGTGGAGGAAAACGCGAGTGGGACCGCTACAAGATGACCCAGAAACTCGTCTCCATCGGGGACGACTACTACGTCGAAAATCACGCCGGGGCGAAGGTGTTCAAAGTCGACGGGAAGGTGCTTCGTGTCCGCGAGACGCTCAAGATGGACAACCTCCAGAACGGCGATTCGTACACCATCAAAGAGCGAATCGTCCGCATCAAGGATACGATGACGATTCACAAGAACGGTCGTCCGGCGGCGACGGTGAAGAAAGCGCTCGTCACCCCACTTAGAGACCGGTTTACCGTCTCCATCCACGGCGGGCCGGACCTCCACGTGAAAGGCAACATCCTCGACCACGAGTACAAACTGATGCGCGACGGTGAGCGAGTCGCAGAAGTGTCGAAGAAGTGGTTCCGCGTCCGCGACACCTACGGCATCGAAGTCGCACCCGAGATGGACGACGGACTCGTCGTCGCCTGTACTGTCGGCCTCGATATGATGGTCCATCCGACTCGGTGA
- a CDS encoding protein-L-isoaspartate(D-aspartate) O-methyltransferase: MSDDGIEQARKNLVTSLRERGYIYTRRVERAMGAVPRHEFVPDAVRGRAYADEPLDIGHGQVVTAPHLVAQMTELLELRPGQTVLEIGTGSGYHAAVLAEMVGPENVFTIERVPALAESARDALSRTGYGSVTVIVADGSGGLPDEAPFDRINVTSVAPEIPDPLVYQLADGGRMVIPLGPRGGSQELVLVTNVDGRVEQTNYGGVRFVPLIGEHGFADEE, encoded by the coding sequence GTGAGCGACGACGGAATCGAGCAGGCACGCAAGAACCTCGTCACATCCCTCCGCGAGCGAGGTTACATCTATACGAGGAGAGTCGAGCGGGCGATGGGAGCAGTCCCCCGACACGAGTTCGTCCCCGACGCCGTTCGTGGCCGTGCCTACGCGGACGAACCACTCGATATCGGTCATGGGCAGGTCGTGACTGCGCCACACCTCGTCGCCCAGATGACCGAACTGCTCGAACTGCGGCCGGGACAGACGGTCCTCGAAATCGGAACCGGAAGCGGGTACCATGCGGCCGTTCTCGCAGAGATGGTCGGCCCCGAGAACGTCTTCACCATCGAGCGGGTTCCCGCCCTTGCCGAGTCTGCTCGCGATGCACTCAGCCGAACTGGCTACGGTTCCGTGACGGTCATCGTCGCTGACGGGTCCGGTGGACTCCCCGACGAGGCACCCTTCGACCGTATCAACGTCACGTCTGTCGCCCCGGAGATTCCCGACCCGCTCGTCTACCAACTCGCCGACGGTGGGCGGATGGTGATTCCACTCGGCCCTCGTGGCGGGTCACAGGAGTTGGTGCTCGTCACAAACGTGGATGGACGAGTCGAGCAGACGAACTACGGTGGTGTTCGGTTCGTTCCGCTCATCGGTGAACACGGGTTTGCTGACGAAGAGTGA
- the secY gene encoding preprotein translocase subunit SecY, producing the protein MGWKDAAEPVLARMPSVARPEGHVPFRRKLGWTGGILVLYFFLTNVTLFGVDAGAANDLFGQFRSILAGQQGSVLQLGIGPIVTASIVLQLLGGADLLGLDTNNNPRDQVLYQGLQKLLVGVMIVLTGVPMVFAGGFLPADPAVASALGIGTFGVEVLIFAQIAVGGVLILFMDEIVSKWGVGSGVGLFIIAGVSQQLVGGLFSWQGLGGASGFFPTWIGIFTGSVQLPSSPTDLLSTIFLGQGQLLALATTVLIFAIVVYAESVRVEIPLSHARVKGARGRFPVKLIYASVLPMILVRALQANIQFLGRILDSQWAGMPAWLGEYASGQVTGGLFYYLAPIQSRSDWMWFLGLTSADPLDIAIRVLIDLVFMIVGGAVFAIFWVETTGMGPEATARQIQNSGMQIPGFRRNPQVIEKVMERYIPQVTVIGGALVGLLAVMANMLGTIGAVSGTGLLLTVSITYKLYEEIAEEQLMEMHPMMRQMFGSE; encoded by the coding sequence ATGGGATGGAAGGACGCCGCCGAACCAGTGCTGGCGCGGATGCCTTCAGTCGCCCGACCGGAGGGACACGTACCGTTCCGCCGGAAACTCGGGTGGACTGGTGGTATCCTCGTCCTGTACTTCTTCCTGACGAACGTGACGCTGTTCGGTGTCGACGCTGGGGCTGCGAACGACCTCTTCGGTCAGTTCCGCTCCATCTTGGCCGGACAGCAGGGCTCGGTGCTCCAACTGGGTATCGGTCCAATCGTCACGGCGAGCATCGTCTTACAACTGCTTGGCGGTGCTGACCTGCTCGGGCTGGACACCAACAACAACCCGCGCGATCAGGTCCTCTATCAGGGACTTCAAAAGCTGCTCGTCGGGGTCATGATTGTCCTGACGGGCGTTCCGATGGTGTTCGCTGGCGGATTCCTGCCAGCCGACCCTGCCGTCGCATCTGCGCTCGGTATCGGCACGTTCGGCGTGGAGGTACTCATCTTCGCGCAGATCGCCGTCGGTGGTGTCCTCATCCTGTTCATGGACGAGATTGTCAGCAAGTGGGGCGTCGGCTCCGGTGTTGGGCTGTTCATCATCGCCGGTGTCAGCCAGCAGCTCGTCGGTGGGCTGTTCAGTTGGCAAGGCCTCGGTGGTGCGTCGGGTTTCTTCCCGACGTGGATCGGAATCTTCACCGGTTCCGTTCAGCTGCCGAGTTCGCCGACTGACTTGCTGTCGACCATCTTCCTCGGTCAGGGTCAACTGCTCGCGCTTGCAACGACGGTACTCATCTTCGCTATCGTCGTGTACGCCGAGAGTGTCCGCGTGGAGATTCCCCTGTCGCACGCTCGTGTGAAGGGTGCCCGCGGTCGCTTCCCGGTGAAGCTCATCTACGCGAGCGTCCTGCCGATGATCCTCGTCCGCGCCCTGCAGGCGAACATCCAGTTCCTCGGGCGCATTCTCGACAGCCAGTGGGCGGGGATGCCCGCGTGGCTTGGCGAGTACGCGAGTGGACAGGTCACCGGTGGCCTGTTCTACTACCTCGCGCCCATCCAGTCGCGCTCCGACTGGATGTGGTTCCTGGGCCTCACGTCGGCTGACCCACTCGACATTGCAATCCGCGTGCTCATCGACCTGGTCTTCATGATCGTCGGTGGTGCGGTGTTCGCAATCTTCTGGGTCGAGACGACCGGCATGGGCCCCGAGGCGACTGCACGACAGATTCAGAACTCCGGGATGCAGATTCCCGGCTTCCGACGTAACCCGCAGGTCATCGAGAAGGTCATGGAGCGGTACATCCCGCAAGTGACCGTCATCGGTGGCGCGTTGGTCGGCCTGCTCGCCGTCATGGCGAACATGCTGGGAACCATCGGTGCCGTCTCCGGGACGGGGCTGCTGCTTACGGTCTCCATCACGTACAAGCTGTACGAGGAGATCGCCGAGGAGCAGCTCATGGAGATGCACCCGATGATGCGCCAGATGTTCGGCAGCGAGTAA
- a CDS encoding uL15m family ribosomal protein, giving the protein MTSKKRRQRGSRTHSGGTHKNRRGAGHRGGRGRAGRDKHEFHNYEPLGKHGFKRPDTLQDTVAEVKVQKLDEDAALLAADGLAEKDGDAYTIDARDVAEDGWDADVVKVLGGGQVRNELNVVADAFTAGAVELIEEAGGSAELSERAEEAAEAEAEAEADADDDNEE; this is encoded by the coding sequence ATGACGTCCAAGAAACGACGCCAGCGTGGCTCCCGGACCCACAGCGGCGGTACCCACAAGAACCGGCGTGGTGCCGGACACCGTGGTGGCCGTGGCCGTGCCGGGCGCGACAAGCACGAATTCCACAACTACGAACCGCTCGGCAAGCACGGCTTCAAGCGACCGGACACCCTGCAGGACACCGTCGCCGAAGTCAAGGTCCAGAAGCTCGACGAGGACGCTGCACTCCTCGCCGCAGACGGACTCGCCGAGAAAGACGGTGACGCCTACACCATCGACGCTCGCGACGTGGCCGAGGACGGCTGGGACGCGGACGTCGTGAAGGTGCTCGGTGGCGGCCAAGTTCGCAACGAACTGAACGTCGTCGCTGACGCATTCACCGCCGGTGCCGTCGAACTCATCGAAGAGGCTGGCGGCAGCGCCGAACTCTCCGAACGCGCAGAAGAAGCGGCTGAAGCCGAAGCGGAAGCCGAGGCTGACGCCGACGACGATAACGAGGAATAA
- a CDS encoding 50S ribosomal protein L30 produces MQAIVQLRGEVNMAQDVRDTLKMLNITRVNHATFVPESDTYRGMITKVNDYVAHGTPSVDVVETLIRTRAEPEEGDADITDEWVSENTDYDDIASLAQAVYDEETTLRKQGVSPVLRLHPARGGHRGQKHVTKEGGQLGKHETEQIDELLEAMR; encoded by the coding sequence ATGCAGGCTATCGTTCAACTTCGCGGTGAAGTCAACATGGCACAGGACGTTCGTGACACGCTGAAGATGCTCAACATCACCCGCGTGAACCACGCAACGTTCGTCCCCGAGTCGGACACCTACCGTGGCATGATCACGAAGGTCAACGACTACGTCGCACACGGCACGCCGAGTGTCGACGTCGTCGAGACCCTCATCCGCACGCGCGCCGAGCCCGAAGAGGGCGACGCCGACATCACCGACGAGTGGGTCTCCGAGAACACCGACTACGACGACATCGCCTCGCTCGCGCAGGCGGTCTACGACGAGGAGACGACGCTGCGAAAGCAGGGTGTCTCCCCGGTGCTCCGACTCCACCCTGCACGTGGTGGCCACCGCGGCCAGAAGCACGTCACGAAGGAAGGCGGTCAGCTCGGTAAGCACGAGACCGAGCAGATCGACGAACTCCTGGAGGCAATGCGATGA
- a CDS encoding 30S ribosomal protein S5, giving the protein MSRNNNGWEPRTRLGRMVQNGDVTSMDQALETGLPLKEPQIVDQLLPGLEDEVLDINMVQRMTDSGRRVKFRCVVAVGNRDGYLGYAEARDDQVGGAIQKAIEVAKLNIIKVDRGSGSWEDRAGGLNSLSRKAEGKAGSVTVRIIPAPQGLGLAAAETVRNILELAGVQDAWTKSDGNTRTTVNLAKATYNALKNASQSRTPRRAREVRQEVRD; this is encoded by the coding sequence GAACGGCGACGTCACGTCGATGGACCAGGCGCTCGAGACCGGGCTTCCGCTCAAGGAGCCCCAGATTGTCGACCAGCTCCTCCCCGGACTGGAAGACGAAGTTCTCGACATCAACATGGTTCAGCGCATGACCGACTCTGGCCGCCGGGTGAAGTTCCGGTGTGTCGTTGCAGTCGGCAACCGTGACGGTTACCTCGGCTACGCTGAAGCCCGCGACGATCAGGTCGGCGGCGCTATCCAGAAAGCGATCGAGGTGGCGAAACTGAACATTATCAAGGTTGACCGCGGCTCCGGTTCCTGGGAAGACCGCGCAGGCGGCCTCAACTCCCTCTCCCGCAAGGCAGAAGGGAAAGCAGGCTCTGTGACGGTTCGAATCATCCCAGCACCGCAGGGTCTCGGCCTCGCGGCCGCAGAGACGGTCCGCAACATCCTCGAACTCGCCGGCGTCCAGGACGCCTGGACCAAGAGCGACGGGAACACGCGGACGACCGTCAACCTCGCAAAGGCAACGTACAACGCACTCAAGAACGCGTCGCAGTCCCGTACGCCGCGACGCGCTCGTGAAGTCCGTCAGGAGGTGCGCGACTAA